The Deltaproteobacteria bacterium genome window below encodes:
- a CDS encoding exo-alpha-sialidase: MTAVCRCLVAVAVAAYALASAPVAHANGRRPTPTDVRFHPADDDWVLAAVTFGFLLSTDGGATFEWVCEDAACPGDGGFNGCDTFDPVYAIRPDGTIFNTTIFGMHVSRDGGCTFAPVGGPLDGRFVGDIAIDRDGVVWAVTSDGASPNDVYRSADGSTFAQRNLHIDTGWFDTIRVAPSDPNRVYVSGWVPPQPDGSGGFSPAQTLLFRSNDGGATWTAVTPAGLPAEAKLFVEVVDRTTPDVVLARVPGDPDVTKQSLYRSTNAGATWSRVLSLTAEVANQSDPPGRIRVTQLDDGRYLAGSPLGGLHRSTDGGATWAPVAVSPRVWCVRQRGDGALFACSENWDPDMELDPSVRAAVVRSADGGDSWTPVMRFSEIVGPKQCPAGTAQAEICAGARWCTLAAMFGIDPGPACGGSGGDAGPSGDGGPGGDGGPRADAGSGGGGGTCGCSLAFASALFVIPRRRRRRRRRP; encoded by the coding sequence ATGACTGCCGTTTGTCGCTGTCTGGTCGCTGTCGCCGTCGCCGCGTATGCGCTGGCATCGGCGCCCGTCGCACACGCCAACGGGCGCCGTCCGACGCCGACGGACGTCCGCTTCCATCCAGCCGACGACGACTGGGTGCTCGCGGCGGTGACCTTCGGGTTCCTGCTGTCCACGGACGGGGGCGCCACGTTCGAGTGGGTGTGCGAGGACGCCGCATGCCCGGGGGACGGCGGCTTCAACGGCTGCGACACGTTCGACCCGGTGTACGCAATCCGGCCCGACGGCACGATCTTCAACACGACGATCTTCGGCATGCACGTGTCGCGCGACGGCGGCTGCACGTTCGCACCGGTGGGCGGGCCGCTCGATGGGCGCTTCGTCGGCGACATCGCGATCGACCGCGACGGCGTCGTCTGGGCGGTCACGTCCGACGGCGCGAGCCCGAACGACGTCTACCGAAGCGCGGACGGCTCGACGTTCGCCCAGCGCAACCTGCACATCGACACCGGCTGGTTCGACACGATCCGCGTCGCGCCGTCGGATCCCAACCGCGTGTACGTATCCGGGTGGGTGCCCCCGCAACCGGACGGCAGCGGGGGCTTCTCGCCGGCACAGACGCTGCTGTTTCGCAGCAACGACGGCGGAGCGACCTGGACCGCCGTGACTCCCGCCGGCCTCCCCGCCGAGGCGAAGCTGTTCGTCGAGGTCGTCGACCGCACGACCCCGGACGTCGTCCTCGCTCGCGTACCGGGCGACCCGGACGTCACGAAACAGAGCCTGTACCGGTCGACGAACGCCGGCGCGACCTGGAGCCGCGTGCTCAGCCTCACTGCCGAGGTGGCCAACCAGTCCGACCCGCCCGGTCGGATCCGCGTCACCCAACTCGACGACGGTCGCTATCTGGCGGGCTCGCCGCTGGGCGGCCTGCACCGGTCGACCGACGGCGGCGCAACCTGGGCGCCGGTCGCGGTGTCGCCCCGGGTCTGGTGCGTACGGCAGCGAGGCGACGGCGCGCTGTTCGCGTGCAGCGAAAACTGGGATCCGGACATGGAACTCGACCCGAGCGTGCGCGCGGCGGTCGTGCGGTCTGCCGACGGCGGCGACAGCTGGACGCCGGTGATGCGGTTCAGCGAGATCGTCGGGCCGAAGCAGTGCCCGGCCGGCACCGCGCAGGCAGAGATCTGCGCGGGTGCGCGCTGGTGCACCCTCGCGGCGATGTTCGGGATCGACCCGGGTCCGGCGTGCGGTGGATCGGGCGGCGACGCGGGGCCGAGCGGCGACGGCGGGCCGGGCGGCGACGGCGGGCCACGCGCGGACGCCG